A single window of Acetohalobium arabaticum DSM 5501 DNA harbors:
- a CDS encoding RNA-guided endonuclease InsQ/TnpB family protein, producing MKLAKYFIHKPNQTQQIVLGCLAYASARLYNIGNYQRKNWSKDSDKEYPDWYKQKKQLKENFWYKNLPSQTAQETLKILADNWDSFYQSKKDYQNNPDKYTGEPNLPNYKPKDSKFNFRYLNNGFKIIDGKLRLSIPKQLKKYLKEEYSITNKFLWIRVPNELLSSNRDVLNSTTRIEFKPLSDDTYKVILTYKVDTPTIKEDNGNYLSIDLGINNLMTCYSNQNQESFIIDGGQYLAINRYFDKKIKHYQSILNGQGKKTSKRIQNLYKKRRKQLFHLIHSATKKVVNYCIENNISRVIVGDIKNIRDDADLGKQNNQKLHKLPFDIIYHQLEYKLNLQGITLIKKSEKYTSQCSPYSKKVTKKYGDKSNRIKRGLYVDKNNNQAFNADSVGSFNILRKYLQQRRKGKDITLQVKGLSNPVKYSWNDHQFAA from the coding sequence TTGAAGTTAGCTAAATATTTTATTCATAAACCTAATCAAACCCAACAAATTGTATTAGGTTGTTTAGCTTATGCTAGTGCTAGGTTATATAATATCGGCAATTATCAACGTAAAAATTGGTCTAAAGATAGTGATAAAGAGTATCCTGATTGGTATAAACAAAAAAAGCAATTAAAAGAAAATTTTTGGTATAAAAATTTACCTTCTCAAACAGCACAGGAAACACTTAAAATTTTAGCTGATAACTGGGATAGTTTTTATCAAAGTAAAAAAGATTATCAAAATAATCCTGATAAATATACTGGTGAACCTAATCTACCTAATTATAAACCTAAAGACAGTAAATTTAACTTCCGTTATCTCAATAATGGTTTTAAAATTATTGATGGTAAGTTAAGATTATCTATTCCTAAACAGTTAAAAAAGTATCTAAAAGAGGAATACTCTATTACCAACAAATTCTTATGGATAAGAGTGCCTAATGAGCTGTTATCCAGTAATAGAGATGTCCTTAACTCAACTACTAGAATTGAGTTTAAACCTTTAAGCGATGATACTTATAAGGTAATCTTAACTTATAAAGTAGATACTCCTACTATTAAAGAAGATAACGGTAATTATTTAAGTATTGATCTAGGCATTAATAATCTAATGACTTGTTACAGTAATCAAAATCAGGAAAGCTTTATTATTGACGGTGGACAATATTTAGCTATTAATCGTTATTTTGATAAAAAAATCAAACATTATCAATCTATTTTGAATGGTCAGGGCAAAAAGACTTCTAAACGTATCCAAAATCTATATAAAAAGCGACGAAAACAATTATTTCACTTAATTCATAGTGCAACTAAAAAAGTAGTTAATTACTGTATTGAAAATAATATTTCTAGAGTAATAGTTGGTGATATAAAAAATATTCGTGATGATGCTGACCTAGGTAAACAGAACAATCAAAAACTCCATAAACTACCTTTTGATATTATCTATCACCAACTAGAGTATAAACTTAATTTACAGGGGATTACTTTAATCAAGAAGAGTGAAAAATATACCAGTCAATGCAGCCCTTACAGTAAAAAAGTAACTAAAAAATATGGTGATAAGTCTAATCGTATTAAACGCGGCTTATATGTAGACAAAAATAATAATCAAGCCTTTAATGCCGATAGTGTAGGTTCATTTAATATCTTACGCAAATACTTACAGCAGCGACGTAAAGGAAAAGATATTACTTTGCAGGTTAAAGGTTTATCAAATCCAGTTAAATATAGCTGGAATGATCATCAATTTGCAGCTTAA
- a CDS encoding polysaccharide deacetylase family protein yields MIDFSRRYWILIAAVSIIMIILTGCSGKEDNLDKKIGQTKLPERLKNKKKEIIAKYKDRTPNEWGENLPGVITRIDTDKKIVVLTLDACGSPGDGYDSKLMDFLIEEEIPATLFINSRWIDDNQETFMELACNPLFTIANHGTRHLPLSVIGKSAYGIKGTTSVEEIVDEVLKNEWKIQNFTEEKPEYFRAGTAYYDEVAVEIVNDLGEKVIGYDTLGDAGATFAKEQVKKAFLSVSPGSIILAHMNRPKSDTAEGIMAAVPELRSKGFQFVKLENYDNQLISKTEKEE; encoded by the coding sequence ATGATAGATTTCAGCAGAAGATACTGGATATTGATAGCAGCAGTCTCTATTATAATGATTATTCTTACTGGTTGTAGCGGAAAAGAAGACAATTTAGACAAGAAGATAGGGCAGACTAAACTTCCTGAAAGATTAAAAAATAAGAAGAAAGAAATTATTGCTAAATATAAAGATCGAACTCCCAACGAATGGGGAGAGAATCTTCCGGGAGTGATTACTAGAATAGATACGGATAAAAAGATAGTTGTCCTTACGCTGGATGCCTGCGGTAGTCCTGGGGACGGATATGACAGTAAGCTAATGGACTTTTTGATTGAAGAGGAGATTCCGGCTACTTTATTTATCAATTCCAGGTGGATAGATGATAATCAGGAGACTTTTATGGAGCTAGCGTGCAATCCTCTATTCACTATTGCCAACCACGGTACCCGTCATCTACCTCTATCAGTAATCGGTAAATCTGCTTATGGTATAAAAGGAACTACTAGTGTTGAAGAGATAGTAGATGAGGTATTGAAGAATGAATGGAAAATTCAGAATTTTACAGAGGAGAAACCAGAATATTTTCGGGCTGGGACGGCTTATTATGATGAGGTTGCAGTTGAGATTGTCAATGATCTCGGCGAAAAAGTCATCGGTTACGATACACTGGGCGATGCCGGGGCTACGTTTGCGAAAGAGCAGGTAAAGAAGGCATTTTTAAGCGTCAGTCCGGGTTCTATTATACTGGCCCATATGAACCGTCCTAAATCTGATACTGCCGAAGGAATTATGGCTGCAGTTCCTGAACTTAGGAGCAAAGGTTTTCAGTTTGTGAAATTGGAGAATTATGATAATCAGTTAATTTCTAAAACAGAAAAGGAAGAATAA
- the tnpA gene encoding IS200/IS605 family transposase encodes MSNQNNLIHARTCVYNVGYHIVFTVKYRKKILTGKVATRLKEILHQVAQDKEFIIETMELMPDHLHLFVTAHPKIAPSYIVKMSKGISGRLLLKEFPKLRKQLYKGHLWNKSYYLETVGNISKDTVKQYIENQKSK; translated from the coding sequence TTGAGCAACCAAAATAATTTAATTCATGCCAGAACATGTGTTTATAATGTTGGCTATCATATTGTATTTACAGTTAAATATCGTAAAAAGATATTAACAGGTAAAGTAGCTACTAGATTAAAAGAAATATTACATCAAGTTGCCCAGGATAAAGAGTTCATTATTGAAACTATGGAGTTAATGCCTGATCATCTACATTTATTTGTAACTGCTCACCCTAAAATAGCACCTAGTTATATTGTTAAAATGAGTAAAGGTATTAGCGGTAGATTATTATTAAAAGAATTCCCTAAATTAAGAAAGCAGTTATATAAAGGACATTTATGGAATAAATCTTATTATCTAGAAACTGTAGGTAATATCTCTAAGGATACGGTTAAACAATATATTGAAAATCAAAAATCTAAATAA